ATAGATGGCAATCGTGCGGCGTGCCTTAAACAGCTCGCGCATTTCCTGACGCAGCTCTTCGCGCAGCTTGTAATCGAGGTTGACCAGCGGCTCGTCAAATAAAATGATGTCCGCCTCTTTGACCAGCGCCCGCGCCATGGCCGTGCGCTGCTGTTGTCCCCCCGATAACTCCAGCGGCAGGCGGCTGAGGAAGGGGTCGATACGCAGCATTTCAGCGGTTTCTCGTACCTTGCGGTCGATCACCGCATTGGACTCACCCGACAGACGCAACGGCGAGGCGATATTCTCGAACACCGTCATGTTGGGGTAGTTGATAAACTGCTGATAGACCATGGAGACGTTGCGCTGACGCACCGGAACGCCCGTCACATCGGCGCCATTCATCAGAATGCGTCCAGCGGTTGGCCGATCCAGACCTGCCATGAGACGCATCAGTGAGGTTTTTCCTGCCAGGGTACGCCCCAGCAGAACATTGAAAGACCCTGGCTCAAAGGTCAGGTTTGCATCGTCAATATAGAGAGTGCGATCCACCCTCCGACTGACATGCTCAAGTACTAACGACATGGCGTGTCCTTATTTTTGTTATCGCACCGGCATCAACGCAGTCAGACTGTGTCCACACCGACTGTCCAGAAGACAAATGTACCTATACGAAAGCGAACACCATGCCAAAAGTGACCACACTCCAGCTATTTCACTCCAAAAAAAATTAAAACCATTAATTTTCAATAAGATAGATTCAACCTTCAATTTTCACATGAATAAATTGAATGTTCGTTTTACGACAGAAAGAACAGAAACACATTGACACTGAACACTTCTCTTTACAGAATCTGTCCAGTTGTTCATCTGCACATGGATGCTGTTCAGCTGCCACTTCAGGCTGAACACGAATGGACAACCGCCAATACAACAATAAACACAGGCATATGCTGTACAGAGGCGAAGGCACGACGTGAGTAACAGCAATTCAGTGGCTCCGCATTCCGACGGCGCCAACCATGAAAAATTGATTCTCGACTCCTGGGCACGCTGCCGTGACTACGGCCTGACCCCCAGTACGCAACCGGAGCTGCACCGTCCTTCTGCCGGTGATGTCGGCGTGCTGCTTGAGGCTCACCAGTTTCTGGTGCAAACCACCTATCATGAGGTGCTGCCCTACTATGAGCATATTCTGTCCAACTCCCACTGCCTGATCATGCTGGCAGATGGCCGTGGACAGCTGCTGCAATCATGGGGTGACCAGCGTTTTCTGGAGCCGGGATACACCCAGGGCTTCGAGGCGGGCACCAGCTGGATCGAGCGCTATACCGGCACCAATGCCATAGGTACGGCACTGGCGACGGGGCAGGCCATCCAGATTCACCGCGATGAACACTTTCTCAAGGCCAATCGCTTTATGACCGGCTCTGCGGCACCGATCTTCGATGCCAGCCGCAGCCTGATTGGCGTGCTGGACGTATCGAGCGATACCTATCTGCCACAGACCCATACACTCGGCATGGTGAAGATGATGACCCAGTCGGTGGAGAACCGTCTGATCATCAACCTGTTCAAGGGTGAACACTTTTTCCTGACCTTTAACACCAATCTGGACAGTCTGGACAGTCAATGGGCAGGCATCTTGGTGTTCACCGAGCAGGGGCAGGTCATTTCCGCCAACCGGCGCGCAGATATCCTGCTTGGTCTGGAGCTGTCGATGGTCAACATTGAAAGCCTGTTCGACACGACCCTGCGTAATCTCATCAACCACCCTGAAGGTTTGCCGATGCAGCTGACAGCCAGTGGCAAGTACCGTTTCTATGCCACCGTCAAACGGCCGGTCCATGTCAGAGTGATCCCTCGCGACTTCCGCCAGAATCACCGGGCAGCTACCACGGAGCCCGCCAAACCATCCTTACCTCTGAGGGAAGTACCTCTGCCTAACCTGCTTGCCCAGCACCAACGCCTGCCAGCCAATCAGCCCTTTACTCTGGATACCATTGACCTCGGAGACCCGCGTATCAGCAAAGCTGTGCGACAGGCCAAGCGTATTCTGGATAAAGACATTCCCATTCTGATTCATGGCGAAACCGGGGTGGGCAAAGAGGTTTTCGTCAAGGCTCTGCATGAAACCAGTGACCGTGCGGCCTATCCGCTGGTTGCCGTTAACTGTGCAGCCATTCCGGGAGATCTGGTGGAGTCAGAGCTGTTTGGTTATGAGAAAGGCGCCTTCACCGGCGCCAGTCAGAAAGGCAGCATGGGGCTTATTCGCAAAGCCCACAAAGGCACGTTGTTTCTCGATGAACTGGGAGATATGCCACTAAAGGTACAGGCGCGTCTGCTGCGGGTATTACAGGAGCGCAAGGTCACGCCACTGGGTAGCACAGAGTCTTACCCGGTAGATATCCGGCTGGTGTCAGCCACGAACCGGTCGCTGAAGACTGATGTCGAACAGGGGCTGTTCCGTCAGGATCTTTACTACCGGGTAACCGGCCTCAACCTGGAGTTGCCACCATTGCGTGAGCGCCAGGACAAGACCGCATTGTTCCATGCGCTCTGGGATCGTTACCGCGAAGCAGATCAGGAGGCAGGCCTGAGCGAAGAAGTACTGGACTTATTTCATCGCCACCCCTGGCCCGGGAATGTCCGCCAGCTGGTCAGCGTACTGCAGATTGCCCTGGCAATGGCAGATACCGATCTGATTACCGCCGAGCATCTTCCTGATGATTTTTTCGCCGACCTGCAGGAACAATCTCAGGCGACAGTGCCCGCCACGCTGGATACAGAGATGGCTGTAGAAACGGCAGAAAAAACTGGAGCGCCTGAGGCAGAAAGCACATATGCCAGCGAGCAGTCATTTCCTGAACAGTCACTCCCTGAGCTGTATCAGCATTATGAGGGCAATATTTCCATGCTGGCCCGCCATCTTGGCATCAGTCGTACCACACTCTATAAACGCTTGAAGGAGTTTGGCCTGCATAGCTGATTACGTGTCACAAGGTCGGATCAGGATTGATCAATGCCGTGAGAATATGATCCTCCCAGACACCATTGATCTTCAGATAGCGACTGGCATATCCCTCTCTGACAAACCCCAGCCTTGCCAGCACGGCTGCACTGCGCAGGTTGGCTGGCATGTAATTGGCCATTACCCGATGCAGGTGCAGCTGCTCAAACACATACCCCATCCCCAGTGCCAGCGCTTCCGACATGTACCCCTGCCCTTCAAAGTGCTGATCAAGGGCATAGCCCAGATGACATGCCTGAAACACACCGCGTACGATATTGGAGAAATTGCAAAATCCTATCAGCTCATTGTTGCGCTGATGAAACACACCCAAGCTTATTCCTGTGCCCTCGAGCAGGCGTTGCTCACGCGCAGCCAGCTCTGTCATCCAGAAATCATGGGTATAGAAATGCGCATCACGCAGCGGTTCCCAGGGCTGCAGAAACTGGCGATTACGCTGGTAGTAATCCAGCACCTGCTGAACATCGGCACACTGGACGGCAGACAACCGGACCCTTTCACCTGTCAATCGCGGTACTGATAGCTGTCCCACCATGTTGCTGCTCCGTAAGGCTCAAATAAAAAGCCCGCTATACTCGCGCATAACGGGCCCAACTCACAATCATCACTGATCCACTCATACCCGTGAGAAATCAGGCGTCTGCATTCGGCATTACTGCAATCAGCGGGTAAATACCGGCCCCAGACCACTTCCCCACAGCACTGCAGTCATCGCTAATCCCCCCACCAACAGGCACAGCCCAACCGTCAGCACCGAGGTGGAAAACATGAAGCCGCGCTCTTCCGGGATACGCATGACGATAGGCACGCCGACGTACAGCAGATAGACGGTGTAGGACACAGCGCCCAGCACCACAAAGACGTCAAACCAGAGGATGGGCAACAACCCAGCCAGACCCGCCATAAACAAGGGGGTAGCGGTAAAGGTGGTAAGCACCATACAGCGGTCAAAGCTGGCATCGGCACCGTAGGTCTTCTCCATCCAGAAGACGCCCCAGGCCATCAGCCCCACGCCAACCATCAGGGCGATATAAAATGCCGCCGCAATAGGGATGGCGCTCAATACGGTCAGCTTGACGTAGTTGGTACCTGCAATGCTCCACCCCATCTGAGTGGTGCCAATGAACAAAGACAATGCTGGAATCGCAGCCAGCCAGAGTATGTGATGCTTATAGAGATAACCAAGCGTGTATTTCTCTTCACGGATGGAATCCCACTCCTGCTTCGGGTGATAGATCAGCCCGAACATGTGTTGAAAGAACATAGGCGCCTCCAGATGTTCTCATCGTCAGTTACTTCCCCACTTCTTTCGTCCCAGAGTAATAACCGTCCGACAACTTGACGACCATTCCTGCGCCAATGTCTCTGTCGGTACGTCTTCTTCGGCCCCAACCGTCGTCTTTGTACAGTGCTTACCTTTGTGGCGACCTCCTCAGTCTTGTCAGGTACAGCTGAGACCTTTCGGTTCTTATAGGGCCAGATAGTGATCCAGCAAGAGGACCACGAACAGCAGCATGATGTAGTTAATCGAATAACGGAAAAGCCCATAGGGATCAGCAGGACGGCGATATAACCACAGCCACAGCGCCTTCTGCAGGAACAGGCCATTCAGGATCAGCACCCCAACCAGATACACTACGCCGCTGCAACCGTAGAGATAAGGCAACAAGGTACACAGCACCATCAGCAGGGTATAAAGCAGGATGTGCAGGCGGGTAAACGCTTCACCATGGGTGACCGGCAGCATGGGTATCCCTACTTTGGCGTACTCGGCCTTCTTATGAATCGCCAGCGCCCAGAAATGGGGTGGCGTCCAGGCAAAAATGATCAGTACCAGCAGCAAACTTTCCGGCACGATCTGATTGCTGACAGAGGTCCAGCCAAGTAGCGGGGGCGCCGCACCCGCTAG
This Pokkaliibacter sp. MBI-7 DNA region includes the following protein-coding sequences:
- a CDS encoding ABC transporter ATP-binding protein encodes the protein MSLVLEHVSRRVDRTLYIDDANLTFEPGSFNVLLGRTLAGKTSLMRLMAGLDRPTAGRILMNGADVTGVPVRQRNVSMVYQQFINYPNMTVFENIASPLRLSGESNAVIDRKVRETAEMLRIDPFLSRLPLELSGGQQQRTAMARALVKEADIILFDEPLVNLDYKLREELRQEMRELFKARRTIAIYATTEPNEALALGGTTTVLHEGRIVQSGPTAEVYHRPNSVLAAELFSEPPINLLEGRITDSEVTFDETVHFPLNQDLQGIGAGQYRFGVRPSHLGLVPSNDDDLELSVLVELAEISGSETFLHVRNDHFSLVLHLSGVHEYDVDEPIRVYVPTHKLFVFAQDGRLIQAPQRQR
- a CDS encoding sigma-54-dependent Fis family transcriptional regulator; translated protein: MSNSNSVAPHSDGANHEKLILDSWARCRDYGLTPSTQPELHRPSAGDVGVLLEAHQFLVQTTYHEVLPYYEHILSNSHCLIMLADGRGQLLQSWGDQRFLEPGYTQGFEAGTSWIERYTGTNAIGTALATGQAIQIHRDEHFLKANRFMTGSAAPIFDASRSLIGVLDVSSDTYLPQTHTLGMVKMMTQSVENRLIINLFKGEHFFLTFNTNLDSLDSQWAGILVFTEQGQVISANRRADILLGLELSMVNIESLFDTTLRNLINHPEGLPMQLTASGKYRFYATVKRPVHVRVIPRDFRQNHRAATTEPAKPSLPLREVPLPNLLAQHQRLPANQPFTLDTIDLGDPRISKAVRQAKRILDKDIPILIHGETGVGKEVFVKALHETSDRAAYPLVAVNCAAIPGDLVESELFGYEKGAFTGASQKGSMGLIRKAHKGTLFLDELGDMPLKVQARLLRVLQERKVTPLGSTESYPVDIRLVSATNRSLKTDVEQGLFRQDLYYRVTGLNLELPPLRERQDKTALFHALWDRYREADQEAGLSEEVLDLFHRHPWPGNVRQLVSVLQIALAMADTDLITAEHLPDDFFADLQEQSQATVPATLDTEMAVETAEKTGAPEAESTYASEQSFPEQSLPELYQHYEGNISMLARHLGISRTTLYKRLKEFGLHS
- the rimJ gene encoding ribosomal protein S5-alanine N-acetyltransferase; the protein is MVGQLSVPRLTGERVRLSAVQCADVQQVLDYYQRNRQFLQPWEPLRDAHFYTHDFWMTELAAREQRLLEGTGISLGVFHQRNNELIGFCNFSNIVRGVFQACHLGYALDQHFEGQGYMSEALALGMGYVFEQLHLHRVMANYMPANLRSAAVLARLGFVREGYASRYLKINGVWEDHILTALINPDPTL
- a CDS encoding Yip1 family protein translates to MFFQHMFGLIYHPKQEWDSIREEKYTLGYLYKHHILWLAAIPALSLFIGTTQMGWSIAGTNYVKLTVLSAIPIAAAFYIALMVGVGLMAWGVFWMEKTYGADASFDRCMVLTTFTATPLFMAGLAGLLPILWFDVFVVLGAVSYTVYLLYVGVPIVMRIPEERGFMFSTSVLTVGLCLLVGGLAMTAVLWGSGLGPVFTR